ACCTGCTGCGCAACGCCGCCGGGCGTTTCGCGCCGGAGGTGGTCGACTTCACGCCGGCCTCGGAGCTGCCCAAGCTGCAGCGGGAGTCGCGGATCTTCCTCGCGGTCTACGGCGGCGGCGCGCTCGCCGCTCTGGCGGCCGGCGCCCTCTGGCCCCTGGTCTACCTCGTGATCCCCCGCCTGGTCGGCGGCGTGGTCATGCAGCTCTACACCATCATCCAGCACGCCGAGCTGGCCGAGGACCAGACCGACCTCACCAAGTCGACCCGCTCCTTCACGACCAACGCCTTCTCGCGCTTCCTCTACGCCAACATGTCCTACCACCTCGAGCACCACCTCTACCCCACCGTGCCGTTCCACGCCCTGCCGCGGCTGAACGCGGCCCTCGCCGATCAGCTGCCGGCGCCGAGCCGGGGCCTCCTGCGCACCAACCTCGAGGTGCTGCGGGCGATCCTCAGGCGCAGCCTCGGGCGCGAGCGCCTGCCGGTGGCCGGGACATGAGCGGCGACTGGCAGCCGGTCTGCGTGGCCGGCGAGATCGACGAGGAGGACGTCCTCGAATTCAAGCACGAGGGCCGGCGCTTCGCCGTCTACCGCCTGGCGGACGACCGCTACTACGCGACCGACGGGCTCTGCACCCACGAGAAGGTGCCGCTCAGTCGCGGCCTGGTGATCGACGACGTCATCGAGTGCCCGATGCACCAGGGCCGCTTTCACATTCCGAGCGGCGCGGCTCGGAGCGCGCCGGCCTGCATCGACCTCAAGACCTATCCGGTCAAGGTCGAGGGCGGGCAGGTCTACATCCAGGTCTAGGACGTGGTTGATCGTGCATCCAAGACAAGACAACCTCTCTCTCCCGTCATTGCCGGACTCGATCCGGCAATCCAGGGGCGGCCGGCAACTCTGGATGCCCGGATCACGTCCGGGCATGACAAACAGTCAGTGACGGAGCTGCCCGACCCGAAACCATTAATGGCGCCGAACCCATGAACGCCCCCAGCAAGCCCACGCAAGCGACACTCACCCTCGAGCAGGCCGCGGGCAAGACGCCGCCGGTGGTCCTGACCGATACCGAGGCCATGATCGACCTGGCCAAGCTGCGCCGCTACCGCCTAGGCCGCTTGCGCGCGCAGCTGGTCCGGCAGGACATCGCCGCCTGCGTGCTCTTCTCGCCGCTCTCGATCCGCTACGCGACTGGCGTGCGCAACTGCGCCCTGTTCCAGACCCATATCCCCGCCGGCTACCTCTTCGTGCCGGCCGAGGGCCCGGTCGTGCTTTTCGACTCCGAGCCGGGACGCCTGACCGCCGCCGGCCTGGGCACGGTCGACGAGACCCGCGACGATCTCCTGCCGCTCTCCTTCATGTTCGCCGGGTCGCGCTACGGCGAGTGGGCCGGCAAGTGGGCGGCCCAGATGGACGACCTGGTGAAGCGCTACGGCGGCGGCAACAAGCGCCTGGCCGTGGAGCGCGCCGGCGCCGGCCCGACCCTGGCGCTCGAAGCCCTGGGCATCGAGGTCAAGGACGGCTCCGACGTGATCGAGCCGGCGCGGGCGATCAAGTCGCCGGAGGAGATCCTCTGCATGAACCACGCCATCGCCGTGGCCGAGGACGGCATGGCACGGATGCGCGCGGCGCTGAAGCCGGGGATCAGCGAGGTCGAGCTCTGGGCCCTGCTCTGGCAGGCCAACGTCGAGGCCGGCGGCGACTGGATCGAGTGCCGCCTGCTGTCGTCCGGCGACCGGACCAATCCCTGGCAGCAGGAGGCCTCGAGCCGCCGGGTGCGCCCGGGCGAGCTGCTGTGCTTCGACACCGACATGATCGGCCCCTTCGGCTACGCCGCCGACATCTCGCGCGCCTACTTCTGCGGCCCCGGCAGGCCCTCGGCGCTGCAGCGCGAGCTCTACCGCCTGGCCCACGAGGAAGTGCACCACAACATCGAATTGATGCGACCGGGCGCGAGCTTCCGCGAGATCGTCGAGAAGGCCTACGTGCGGCCGGAGATCTACCGCGCCCAGCACTACCCCGTGCTGGCCCACGGCATCGGCATGAGCGACGAGTGGCCGGCGATCTACTATCCCGAAGACGCGGCCTACGCCTACGAAGGCGTGCTCGAAGCCGGCATGACGATCTGCGTCGAGAGCTACATGGGCGCCGTCGGCGGCCCTGAAGGCGTCAAGCTGGAGCAGCAGATCCTGGTGACCGAGTCCGGGCCCATCGTGCTCAGCAAGTTCCCCTTCGAGGACGCGCTTCTGGAATAGCGCGCGACCCCTCGCTCAACTGGCCCTCACCGCTCCACGGTCTTGCGGTAGAGGTGCCAGGTGGCGTGGCCCAGGATCGGCATGACCACGATCAGCCCGAGCAGCAGCGGCAGGGAGCCGATCACCAGCCCGGCGGCGACCACGAGGCCCCAGAGCGCGATCGGCACGGGGTTGGCGCGCGCGACGCGGAGCGATGTCCAGATCGCCGGGCCGATGCCCACGTCCCGGTCAAGCAGCAGCGGGAAGGAGACCACGCTGGTCGCCAGCACCAGGAGAGCGAAGAGGAATCCCACCCCCATGCCGACGACGATCATGGTCCAGCCAGCGCCGGTGGTGAAGACGTCGCCGAGGAAGGCCGCGAGCGAGGCCGGCGGCTCCGGTCCCAAGGTCTGCAGGTAGATCAGCTGCGCCATCCCCATCCAGGCCAGGAAGATCAGCGTGAGGACGAGGCCCAGAACCAGCACCGCGCCGAAGGCGGGCGAGCGCACGATGCCGAAGGCATCGCTCCAGCTCGCTTTCTGTCCCTGCTCACGGCGCCGGCTCATCTCGTAGAGCCCGACAGCCGCAACCGGGCCGAGCAGGGCGAAGCCGGAGATGATCGGGAACAGCAGCGGCACGAGATCGTAGTCGAAGGCGAAGCGGGCCAGGACCAGACCGCAGAGCGGATAGACGACGCAGAGGAAGACCACGTCGGTCCGGCAGGCTCTGAAGTCCTCGACCCCCTTCTCGAGAACGGCCCTGATGTCGGCGATCTCGATCCGGCGGACAGCGGGCAGCTCGGCCCTCGTGTTCGCCTCGCTCCCGCCGAGGGAGCGAAAGACCGATGCCATATGATGGGCCGCGTGGCGCAACTGGTCTGTGCTCCACTCGGCGGGATTTCTGATGGTGGCCATGGTCGTTCCTCCAGGTTGGGGTTGGAACGGCCGCGGTCTCCCCTTGCTTCAGCCTGCAGACAGGCACCTCGCGGGTTCCGCGGCCTGCCACGCCGAACATCCTACCACGGCGGGCAGAAGGCGTCTCTTCCCAACTCCCGACCCGGATACCGCGCGCGGCAGCGGCGCTAGAGCAGATCCGGGTTTGACTGAATCGCCATAGGCGATCCATCAAACCCGGTGAATCTGCTCCAAAACTAGGATGAAGAGCGGATTCACATGTTTAGTTGGAGACCACGAAGTGGTTCCATCTAAACATGATCCGCTCTAGACGGCCCGCCGCGACTCCCCGGCCGGCAGGGCGCTCGACGAGGCCCATATCTTGACCGGCTCGGCGCGGTTGCGCAGGTCCTGGGGCGCGGCCTCTTCGAAATCCGAGAGCAGGGCCGCGGCGGCCTCGGCGTCCTGGGCGCGCGCGGCGGTGACCAGGTCGTCGCTCAGCACCGTGCAGCAGCCGAGCTCGCGGGTCAGCCCTTCGAGCCGGCTCGCCACGTTGACCGCGTCGCCAAGCACCGCGAGCTCGAGCCGCCGGGCCGAGCCGATGTCGCCCAGCACGACCTCGCCGAAGTGCAGGCCCAGCGCGACCGCGATCGGTGGGTCGCCGGCGTGCTCCCGCTCCGTGTTCCACGCCGCCACGTCGCGCTGGATGGCGCAGGCGGCGGCCAGCGCGTTGACCGCGTCGCGCGGCCCCGCTTCGGGCGCGCCGAAGGTCGCCATGACGCCGTCGCCCAGGAACTTGTCGAGGGTGCCGCCGAACTCGAAGATGCAGCGCTCGATGCATGCGTGGTAGGCGCGCAGGGTCTCGACCACCTTCTCGGGGGCCGCGGCCTCGGCGAAGCGCGTGAAGGCGACGATGTCGACGAAGAGCACGGCCACCGGCTGGGTCCGCACCGCGCCCAGCGGCTTCTCCTGGCGCGCCAGTCGGTCGACCACGCTGGGCGGAAAGTAGCGGGCGAGGTTGGCCCGCTCGCGGGCCACGGAGATCTGGCGAATCACCAGGCGCCGCGAGCGCCAGACCACCAGAGCGAGCACCGCGGCAAACA
This is a stretch of genomic DNA from Kiloniellales bacterium. It encodes these proteins:
- a CDS encoding fatty acid desaturase, giving the protein MTDALATTPASSGVDLDNKTLKQLMRRSDRPGLIHLGLWILLLGASGGLLAASLGTWAVVPAMLLYGSVLTVPAYAFSHECAHGTAFRTRRLNEAVFWLTSLIYIQPPTFRRFAHARHHTYTWIRAKDAQMPFETPLTLRGWLLELSDLDQYRYDFGHLLRNAAGRFAPEVVDFTPASELPKLQRESRIFLAVYGGGALAALAAGALWPLVYLVIPRLVGGVVMQLYTIIQHAELAEDQTDLTKSTRSFTTNAFSRFLYANMSYHLEHHLYPTVPFHALPRLNAALADQLPAPSRGLLRTNLEVLRAILRRSLGRERLPVAGT
- a CDS encoding Xaa-Pro peptidase family protein; the encoded protein is MNAPSKPTQATLTLEQAAGKTPPVVLTDTEAMIDLAKLRRYRLGRLRAQLVRQDIAACVLFSPLSIRYATGVRNCALFQTHIPAGYLFVPAEGPVVLFDSEPGRLTAAGLGTVDETRDDLLPLSFMFAGSRYGEWAGKWAAQMDDLVKRYGGGNKRLAVERAGAGPTLALEALGIEVKDGSDVIEPARAIKSPEEILCMNHAIAVAEDGMARMRAALKPGISEVELWALLWQANVEAGGDWIECRLLSSGDRTNPWQQEASSRRVRPGELLCFDTDMIGPFGYAADISRAYFCGPGRPSALQRELYRLAHEEVHHNIELMRPGASFREIVEKAYVRPEIYRAQHYPVLAHGIGMSDEWPAIYYPEDAAYAYEGVLEAGMTICVESYMGAVGGPEGVKLEQQILVTESGPIVLSKFPFEDALLE
- a CDS encoding MocE family 2Fe-2S type ferredoxin encodes the protein MSGDWQPVCVAGEIDEEDVLEFKHEGRRFAVYRLADDRYYATDGLCTHEKVPLSRGLVIDDVIECPMHQGRFHIPSGAARSAPACIDLKTYPVKVEGGQVYIQV
- a CDS encoding DUF2189 domain-containing protein codes for the protein MATIRNPAEWSTDQLRHAAHHMASVFRSLGGSEANTRAELPAVRRIEIADIRAVLEKGVEDFRACRTDVVFLCVVYPLCGLVLARFAFDYDLVPLLFPIISGFALLGPVAAVGLYEMSRRREQGQKASWSDAFGIVRSPAFGAVLVLGLVLTLIFLAWMGMAQLIYLQTLGPEPPASLAAFLGDVFTTGAGWTMIVVGMGVGFLFALLVLATSVVSFPLLLDRDVGIGPAIWTSLRVARANPVPIALWGLVVAAGLVIGSLPLLLGLIVVMPILGHATWHLYRKTVER
- a CDS encoding adenylate/guanylate cyclase domain-containing protein, with amino-acid sequence MADSQHAPADAAEGFEAPVAEQHKGAFEAEAIAGRRLATRTILAGLAVIAVWLFVQIGWQRVWFYEVILGLFALIFYTDYRLSISRYARPWQPYLFIALAAALLAFTLVIPNPFVSNWPVPMRFRLGNFVYMMAFLAPVALSYSPRLMAWAGLCCAVFWSLGVLWTVSLPDTLTWADMPDLGEASTEELMLFYLQPGFVDIEARIQDVIVMLLFAAVLALVVWRSRRLVIRQISVARERANLARYFPPSVVDRLARQEKPLGAVRTQPVAVLFVDIVAFTRFAEAAAPEKVVETLRAYHACIERCIFEFGGTLDKFLGDGVMATFGAPEAGPRDAVNALAAACAIQRDVAAWNTEREHAGDPPIAVALGLHFGEVVLGDIGSARRLELAVLGDAVNVASRLEGLTRELGCCTVLSDDLVTAARAQDAEAAAALLSDFEEAAPQDLRNRAEPVKIWASSSALPAGESRRAV